The Flavobacterium sp. CBA20B-1 genome includes the window GGAAAGGTGATATTAATGGAAAAGAATACAGCCATTCTAGAGTGTTCAAAATTTCGGGTGATCAATTTTACGCCTTGCTTACAGGAGAAAGTGATGCTCTATTTCAATTATACAAGGTGCTACCACAAGCAATTGATGACTATTTAAAATCACTCGAAGAAGAAAGCAATATCAAAGAACATTCGGCTTTAGAAGAAATAACTGCTGAAACCGAAAAATCTAGACGTTCTATACTCAATCAAATAACTTTTGAAAATTACAACTATTATTTAGGATTTGATAAGCTATAATATCTATTCAAAAAATGAATGATTGAATAAGCAACCTCGCATGCTAAATTAACGGGAACTGCATTTCCAATTTGCTTATATTGCTGTGCCATTGGACCAGCAAATTCCCAATTATCAGGAAATGTTTGAATCCTAGCATATTCTCGAACTGTAAAAGGTCGTGTTTCATCTGGATGACAGCGTTCTGTTTGCTTTTGAGCAGGACTACATGTTAACGTAAGACAAGGTTCGTCCCAACCAATCCTTCTTGCCATACCTGTTTTTCCTCCTCCTAAATAAAAACTTGCACCCATAAAATCTTTTTGCAGTTCAATAGGTAAATCACGCCAATAACCTTTTGGTGGGACTAAGTCTAAAACCTTTTTTTTGCTTTCAGGATATTTAGCGCCAATAGATTTCGGAACATTTGAATCAAACAACTCCCCTTTTTTAAGTGCATCTTCTAAATTATAAATTTTTCTATACGGTTTCGGATAATCATAGTTTACGTTGATATCTTTTCTAATTCCAACCAAAATTAAACGTTCTCTTTTCTGCGGAACTTTATAATTTAACGCCTTTAATATTTCAGGAGCGACTACTTTATACCCAATCTCATCCAAAACAGAAATCATTCCTTTCAATGTTTTTCCATTATCATGATTTAAAAGACCTTTCACATTTTCACCTATACAAATTGGAGGATTCACCTCTTTGACAACACGTGCAAACTCATAAAATAGCGTTCCTCTAGCATCTTCCAGACCTAATCTTTTCCCTGCATAACTGAATGCTTGACAAGGAAATCCACCTGTAACCACATCAATTTGATTATGGTATTCGGTAAAATCAAAATTTCTAATATCCCCTTCCAAAACATTCCAGTTCGGACGATTTTTTCTTAAAGTTTCACAAGCATGTCTATCTATTTCGTTTAGAGCTACACATTTCAGACCAGCTTTTTCCATACCAACTGCTAAGCCTCCTGCACCTGCAAAAAGTTCTAACACTTTATATTCTCTCTCTGGTAAAACAAAATTTGATACTGTTTCTTCAAAATCAGATTTTAGAAACTCTGCAAACAAATTCTCTACTTCTCTTCTTCGATAAACTCTATAATTGCTCATTGGTTCACGAACCGCAATAAGCTTACCTTCTTCATCCCAACGACGCAGGGTTTTAGTACTTTTATTTAGTAATTTTGCTGTTTCCGAAATAGTTAAATATTCAATCATAACCAAATTATACAACATTAGACATTGGTTACAAATATATAATTATTTTTTCAAAAAAAAGCCTTCCCTTCCGGAAAGACTTTTAACAATATAAAAACAATAAAATATTATAACTCTAATGCTTTTTTAGGATCATTGTTCATTAACAATTCCATTGGGCTTTCTAAAGCCTCTTTAACAGCCACTAAGAAACCAACTGACTCGCGACCATCGATAATTCTGTGGTCATAAGATAATGCAATGTACATCATTGGCGCAATAACTACTTGTCCGTTTACTGCAACCGGGCGTTCAATGATATTGTGCATTCCTAAAATACCTGATTGTGGCGGGTTGATAATTGGTGTGGACAACATAGAACCAAATACACCACCGTTGGTAATTGTAAATGTTCCGCCGGTCATTTCGTCAACCGTAATTTGTCCGTCACGTGCTCTTGTTGCCAAACGTTTAATTTCAGCTTCTACCCCACGGAACGATAATAATTCTGCGTTGCGAACAACCGGAACCATCAATCCTTTTGGACCAGAAACTGCAATGGAAATATCGGCAAAATCGAATTTAATTTGATCTTGACCATCGATCATTGAGTTTACATCTGGGTATAATGCCAACGCACGGGTTACTGCTTTTGTGAAAAACGACATATATCCTAACGACACATTGTGTTTTGCTTTAAAAGCATCTTTAAACTCGGTGCGCAACTTGTTCACTTCTGTTAGGTTCACTTCATTGAAAGTAGTTAACATTGCAGTAGTGTTTTTAGCTTCCACCAAACGTTCAGCTACTTTTCTACGAAGCATCGACATTTTTTTACGTTCGGTTCCGCGAGGTCCGCCCGTCGGTGTTCCCATCGATGGTACTGCGTTCAAAGCATCTTCTTTGGTTACACGTCCGTCTTTACCAGTGCCTTGGATAGCTGTGGCATCGATGTTCTTTTCGTCTAATATTTTTTTAGCAGCTGGCGATGCCGAACCTGTTGCGTAAGTTGCCGCAGCATTTGGTTCTGCTTTTGCGGGTGCTGCTTTTATTTCTTCTTTCTTCTCTTCTGCTTTTGGAGCTTCTGTCGCTGTATTGCCACTGCCCGATGGTTTTTCAGCACTTGTATCGATCAAACAAACTACCTGACCAACTGCCACCGCGTCGCCTTCTTCGGCTTTCAACGTAATGATTCCGCTTGCTTCTGCAGGTAATTCTAAAGTTGCTTTGTCCGAATCAACCTCAGCAATTGCTTGGTCTTTCTCTACATAGTCTCCGTCTTTTACTAACCAAGTAGCAATTTCCACTTCTGTGATTGACTCTCCTGGCGAAGGAACTTTCATTTCTAAGATACTCATCAGTATATTAATTTAATATTGTTGTTATTTAAAATACGTTCTAAAATTATAAATTTTTATCGAATACTTTGGCAATTGCACGTGCATATCTTGCTTTAGATCGAACAGATGAACCTGCTGCTGGTGCTGCCGATGCTGCTGGTGCTGCCAAACGGAATTTCACCAAATCAAAATTCATCAGCATATAACCATAAGCACCCATGTTTTTAGGTTCTTCTTGCGCCCAAACATAATCCTCTACATTCGGGTAAGAAGAAATTATTTCTTTTAATTTGTCGTTATCCAATGGGAACAATTGCTCTAAACGAACAAATGCTACATCTTTTCGACCTAAATTTTCTTTCTCTGTTTGTAAATCGTAATAGAATTTTCCAGAAACAAATACCAATGTTTTCACCAATGATTTTTCTTCCACTTTTGGATCATCTATTATGGTTTGAAACGATCCATTGGTTAATTCTTCTATGGTAGATGTGGCATCTGGATGTCTCAACAACGATTTGGGCGACATTACAACTAATGGTTTTCTAAAATCGGTTACCATTTGTCTGCGCAACATGTGAAAATGATTTGCTGGCGTTGTGCAGTTTGCTACATACATATTATGGTTTGCACATAGTTGTAAATAACGTTCTAAACGAGCAGATGAATGTTCTGCGCCTTGGTGCTCATAGCCGTGAGGTAGCAACATTACAATTCCATTTTGGTTGCCCCATTTGTCTTCACCTGCCGATATGTATTGGTCGATCATGATTTGGGCCCCGTTAGAGAAATCTCCAAATTGTGCTTCCCAAATGGTTAAAGCTTTTGGATTTGCCATGGCGTATCCATACTCAAAACCTAAAACGGCGTATTCTGATAAATGCGAGTTATAGATGCGCATTTGACCGTTTTGTGATTTAATATTGTTTAATGGTACATATTCATATTCTGTGTCTTCGGTTTTCACAACAGCATGGCGGTGCGAAAACGTACCACGCTGCACATCTTGCCCTGAAAAACGCACGTCATATCCTTCTGAAATTAATGTTCCATAGGCCAATAATTCGCCCATAGCCCAATCTAAACGATTGGTTTCATAGTACATATTGTAGCGGTCTTTTATTAGTTTGGATACTTTATTGATAAATTTCTTGTTTGATGGCAAGGCAGTTAATGCAGGTGCAATATCGTCTAACATTTCACGAGAAACCTTTGTGTCATAACTTTGCAACATGCGATGAACATCTGCAATATGATATCCTTCCCACTCTTTTTCCATGAAAGGTATAACTACTGCTTTATCGGTTGCTTTAGCTTCGGCCAAATTTTCTTCTAAAACGGCTTTGTACTTTTCTTCTAAATGATCCACATAAGAACTATCAATGATTTTATTTTCAACAAGTTGCGCATTGTAGATATTGCGTGCATTTTGGTGTTTAGAGATTAATTTGTAGAGAATAGGCTGTGTGAAACGAGGTTCATCTCCTTCGTTATGACCGTATTTTCTGTATCCAACTAAATCTACAAAAACATCCTCTTTAAACTCCATTCTGTATGCCAATGCAAACAACATTGCTTTTACTGCTGCTTCGGGATCATCGGCATTTACATGTACAACGGGTGCAGACACTACTTTTGCTACATCGGTTGCATAAACGCCCGAGCGTGCATCTTTATAGCTGGTTGTAAAACCTACTTGATTGTTCAACACCAAATGAATGGTTCCTGCGGTTTGGTAAGCACGCAATTTACTCATTTGCACAATTTCGTACACAATGCCCTGACCTGCAACAGCTGCATCACCATGCAAAGCTATTGGCAATACTTTTGAAAAATCGTTTGGATATACTTTGTCTTGTTTGGCACGAACCACACCTTCTATCACAGCTCCAACGGTTTCTAAATGCGATGGGTTGGGTGCTAAATTCAATATAATTTTTTTACCCGAACGGGTTTCGCGTTCGGAGGTGTATCCTAAATGGTATTTCACATCGCCATCGAATGTATCGGCAACATCGGCATAATCTTTTCCATCAAATTCAGTAAAAATTTTCTTGGGCGGCTTTTGCATAATATTTGCCAAAATATTCAAACGGCCGCGGTGTGCCATTCCTATTACCACATCTTCTACTCCAGCAGTTCCGGCTGCATCAATCATTGCGTCTATTGCAGGTATAGTAGCTTCTAACCCTTCTAATGAGAAGCGTTTTTGCCCCACATATTTGGTGTGAAAGAAATTTTCGAATGCAGATGCCTCTACTAATTTTTCTAAAATATGTTTTTGTTGATCGGTATTTAAATCGGAAACTTTAGATTCTACATATTTTGCAATCCATTGCACTTTTTCTTCATTTGGAATATACATATATTCAATACCAATTGTGGTGCAATATGTATTTTTCAAGTGATCTATGATTTGCTGCAACGTACTTTTTTCTAAGTGAATGCTTTTTGCAGCATCGAAAGTTACGTTTAAATCGGCTTGTGTAAGACCAAATTTTTCGATGGAGAAATCAGGAGCTTCGCCTGTTTTCTCTAATAAAGGATTTGTTTTGGTTACTAAATGCCCATGGGTGCGGTATGCGTCTATTAATCTTAGAACTGCAAATTCTTTTTTAACCGTTTCAGCAATTGCTGCAGATTCGCCAGAACCTTGGTATGCATTTGATAATTGTTCTACCGGGCTGCCATTGTATTCATTTGCAAAATCGAAGCCTTGAAAAAAACTTCTCCAACTTGGCTCTACACTATCAGGGTTTGTTAGGTACTGATCGTATAAATCTGCAAAGAATGTGGTATGTGCAGCGTTTAAAAAGGAAAACCTATCCATAATATTTGTCTAATGACTCTTTTTTTTCGTTAAAAAATTTTCACAAAAATACAATAGTTTCCATTAATAATATAATATTTAGTACAGTTTTATCATTTAATTTTCAACTTATAGTACGTTTGTGTTATTCCATTTTGGGGTGAATTTACTTAAATATTAACAATATCGTTTTTTAAAAGATTTTTTTTATTAATTTGCTAAAAAACATCTTTAATTGCTTTTAATTTTTAAAAATATATAATTCAAAAAAACACTTCTGCTAAAACAAATCATGTATTTTTTAGCGTTAAGAATGTTTTAACTGAATATTTAATATCTTAGCAAAAATACTAAAAACATGAAAAAAATCATTTACGGAGTAAGCTTTTGTTTGCTAGCTACTTTTAATTTATTTGCACAGCAAGATAC containing:
- the dcm gene encoding DNA (cytosine-5-)-methyltransferase, whose amino-acid sequence is MIEYLTISETAKLLNKSTKTLRRWDEEGKLIAVREPMSNYRVYRRREVENLFAEFLKSDFEETVSNFVLPEREYKVLELFAGAGGLAVGMEKAGLKCVALNEIDRHACETLRKNRPNWNVLEGDIRNFDFTEYHNQIDVVTGGFPCQAFSYAGKRLGLEDARGTLFYEFARVVKEVNPPICIGENVKGLLNHDNGKTLKGMISVLDEIGYKVVAPEILKALNYKVPQKRERLILVGIRKDINVNYDYPKPYRKIYNLEDALKKGELFDSNVPKSIGAKYPESKKKVLDLVPPKGYWRDLPIELQKDFMGASFYLGGGKTGMARRIGWDEPCLTLTCSPAQKQTERCHPDETRPFTVREYARIQTFPDNWEFAGPMAQQYKQIGNAVPVNLACEVAYSIIHFLNRYYSLSNPK
- the odhB gene encoding 2-oxoglutarate dehydrogenase complex dihydrolipoyllysine-residue succinyltransferase, whose product is MSILEMKVPSPGESITEVEIATWLVKDGDYVEKDQAIAEVDSDKATLELPAEASGIITLKAEEGDAVAVGQVVCLIDTSAEKPSGSGNTATEAPKAEEKKEEIKAAPAKAEPNAAATYATGSASPAAKKILDEKNIDATAIQGTGKDGRVTKEDALNAVPSMGTPTGGPRGTERKKMSMLRRKVAERLVEAKNTTAMLTTFNEVNLTEVNKLRTEFKDAFKAKHNVSLGYMSFFTKAVTRALALYPDVNSMIDGQDQIKFDFADISIAVSGPKGLMVPVVRNAELLSFRGVEAEIKRLATRARDGQITVDEMTGGTFTITNGGVFGSMLSTPIINPPQSGILGMHNIIERPVAVNGQVVIAPMMYIALSYDHRIIDGRESVGFLVAVKEALESPMELLMNNDPKKALEL
- a CDS encoding 2-oxoglutarate dehydrogenase E1 component; translated protein: MDRFSFLNAAHTTFFADLYDQYLTNPDSVEPSWRSFFQGFDFANEYNGSPVEQLSNAYQGSGESAAIAETVKKEFAVLRLIDAYRTHGHLVTKTNPLLEKTGEAPDFSIEKFGLTQADLNVTFDAAKSIHLEKSTLQQIIDHLKNTYCTTIGIEYMYIPNEEKVQWIAKYVESKVSDLNTDQQKHILEKLVEASAFENFFHTKYVGQKRFSLEGLEATIPAIDAMIDAAGTAGVEDVVIGMAHRGRLNILANIMQKPPKKIFTEFDGKDYADVADTFDGDVKYHLGYTSERETRSGKKIILNLAPNPSHLETVGAVIEGVVRAKQDKVYPNDFSKVLPIALHGDAAVAGQGIVYEIVQMSKLRAYQTAGTIHLVLNNQVGFTTSYKDARSGVYATDVAKVVSAPVVHVNADDPEAAVKAMLFALAYRMEFKEDVFVDLVGYRKYGHNEGDEPRFTQPILYKLISKHQNARNIYNAQLVENKIIDSSYVDHLEEKYKAVLEENLAEAKATDKAVVIPFMEKEWEGYHIADVHRMLQSYDTKVSREMLDDIAPALTALPSNKKFINKVSKLIKDRYNMYYETNRLDWAMGELLAYGTLISEGYDVRFSGQDVQRGTFSHRHAVVKTEDTEYEYVPLNNIKSQNGQMRIYNSHLSEYAVLGFEYGYAMANPKALTIWEAQFGDFSNGAQIMIDQYISAGEDKWGNQNGIVMLLPHGYEHQGAEHSSARLERYLQLCANHNMYVANCTTPANHFHMLRRQMVTDFRKPLVVMSPKSLLRHPDATSTIEELTNGSFQTIIDDPKVEEKSLVKTLVFVSGKFYYDLQTEKENLGRKDVAFVRLEQLFPLDNDKLKEIISSYPNVEDYVWAQEEPKNMGAYGYMLMNFDLVKFRLAAPAASAAPAAGSSVRSKARYARAIAKVFDKNL